A stretch of Candidatus Cloacimonadota bacterium DNA encodes these proteins:
- a CDS encoding phosphomannomutase/phosphoglucomutase, which produces MIKPQVFRQYDIRGIVDEELNEESYYLIGKGFGSYLRQKGLRTIALGGDARLTTPKLKEAFIKGALETGCHITDIGIVATPVLYFAIWKLKTDGGAMVTASHNPSQYNGCKLNLGLGSVYAEELQKVLKIIQAGDFASGEGSYVKDDSVNDTYIDYITANIHLERPVKVVIDGGNGMGGPYLPEILGRLGCELIEMYCDPDGTFPNHHPDPTVAKNMEDLARAVVAAEYELGIGLDGDADRIGVVDEKGKMLFGDQILNILARDYLKTNQGKTIIADVKCSKNLFDDIRARGGVPMMYKTGHANIKMKMKEIGVDFAGEMSGHVFLGDRYLGFDDAIYVSCRLIEIVSKTDAPVGSYLADQPKMHNTPEMHIKCADERKFEVVARVCEEFKAEGYDVNDIDGARITFDDGWGLVRASNTTPVLVTRYEAESEDRMREIQALIEGKINKYI; this is translated from the coding sequence ATGATTAAACCCCAAGTATTCCGCCAATACGACATTCGCGGCATTGTTGACGAAGAACTGAACGAAGAATCATACTATTTGATCGGCAAAGGCTTTGGCAGCTATCTGCGCCAGAAAGGCCTTCGGACCATCGCTCTGGGCGGAGACGCCCGGCTTACCACACCCAAACTGAAGGAAGCATTTATAAAGGGAGCCCTGGAAACCGGCTGCCACATCACCGACATCGGCATCGTGGCTACTCCCGTGCTCTATTTCGCCATCTGGAAACTGAAAACCGATGGCGGAGCCATGGTCACCGCCAGCCACAACCCCTCCCAATACAACGGCTGCAAACTCAATCTGGGCCTGGGTTCCGTTTACGCGGAGGAACTGCAGAAGGTGTTGAAGATCATCCAGGCCGGGGATTTTGCCAGCGGCGAGGGCAGCTATGTGAAAGACGATTCGGTCAATGACACTTACATTGATTACATCACCGCCAACATCCATCTGGAACGGCCGGTGAAGGTCGTGATCGACGGCGGCAACGGTATGGGCGGCCCCTACCTGCCGGAAATCCTTGGCCGCCTCGGCTGTGAACTCATTGAAATGTATTGCGATCCCGACGGCACTTTCCCCAACCACCATCCGGACCCCACCGTGGCCAAGAACATGGAGGACCTTGCCCGTGCCGTCGTGGCGGCTGAATACGAACTGGGCATCGGCCTGGACGGCGACGCGGACCGCATCGGCGTTGTGGACGAAAAAGGCAAAATGCTCTTCGGCGACCAGATCCTCAACATCCTGGCCCGCGACTACCTGAAAACCAACCAGGGCAAGACCATCATCGCCGACGTGAAATGCTCCAAGAACCTCTTCGACGACATCCGCGCCCGCGGAGGCGTGCCCATGATGTATAAAACCGGTCACGCCAACATCAAGATGAAGATGAAGGAAATCGGGGTGGATTTCGCCGGCGAAATGAGCGGCCACGTCTTTCTGGGAGACCGCTATCTGGGCTTTGATGACGCCATCTATGTGAGCTGCCGCCTGATCGAAATCGTTTCCAAAACCGACGCCCCCGTAGGCTCTTACCTGGCCGACCAACCCAAAATGCACAACACTCCCGAAATGCACATCAAATGCGCCGACGAGCGGAAATTTGAGGTGGTGGCCAGGGTCTGTGAGGAATTCAAGGCTGAGGGTTACGACGTTAACGACATCGACGGCGCGCGTATCACCTTCGATGACGGCTGGGGACTGGTTCGCGCCTCCAACACAACTCCTGTCCTGGTAACCCGTTACGAGGCCGAATCCGAGGACCGCATGCGCGAAATTCAGGCCCTGATCGAAGGGAAAATCAACAAGTATATCTGA
- a CDS encoding DUF1232 domain-containing protein yields MNDDYFEGQDISDSEREKLDERIVDLDDDKLKFYEKLRKKAKDWTSEKTGKTGNKLAEYLFLLPDFFILVCRVALDKRVPTKRKLMLGGIVAYVMMPLDIIPDFIPVLGSVDDLVLVVMGLNMLLNDIDQKVLEDNWSGEGDVLHLMQKITATAERFLDKNVLSRIKKWLKIK; encoded by the coding sequence ATGAACGACGATTATTTTGAAGGACAGGATATTTCCGATTCCGAGCGGGAAAAGCTGGACGAACGCATCGTGGATTTGGACGATGACAAGCTGAAGTTTTACGAGAAACTGCGCAAAAAAGCCAAGGACTGGACGAGCGAAAAGACGGGCAAAACCGGCAACAAACTGGCCGAATACCTCTTTTTGCTGCCGGATTTCTTCATCCTGGTATGCCGCGTGGCGCTCGACAAACGCGTGCCCACCAAGCGCAAACTGATGCTGGGCGGGATCGTGGCATACGTGATGATGCCCCTGGACATCATTCCGGATTTCATTCCCGTCCTGGGTTCCGTGGATGACCTGGTGCTGGTGGTGATGGGGCTGAACATGCTGCTCAACGACATCGACCAGAAAGTGCTGGAAGATAACTGGAGCGGCGAGGGCGACGTCTTGCACCTGATGCAGAAGATCACCGCCACGGCAGAGAGGTTTTTGGACAAAAACGTCCTGTCCCGCATCAAGAAGTGGCTCAAGATCAAGTAG
- the rdgB gene encoding RdgB/HAM1 family non-canonical purine NTP pyrophosphatase, whose product MRKLLIASRNPDKVTELRELLSGTAVNLLSLLDIPDLPPTDEDQDTLRGNAAKKALEAARHTGLLCLADDTGLFIDALNGEPGIHAARFAGEHCSYKDNRDKVLSLLQGTNDRGAEFRTIAVLAAPDGVVAFTEGVMSGSISTEERGANGFGYDSIFIPDPGPRSYAEMTDAEKNALSHRARALADMLPILKDIIESDKEVNHD is encoded by the coding sequence ATGCGGAAACTGCTGATCGCCTCCCGGAATCCGGACAAGGTCACCGAGCTGCGCGAACTGCTGTCCGGAACGGCTGTTAACTTGTTGTCCCTGTTGGATATTCCGGACCTTCCGCCCACCGATGAGGACCAGGACACCCTGCGCGGAAACGCCGCCAAGAAAGCCCTGGAAGCCGCAAGGCATACCGGCTTGCTCTGTTTGGCGGATGATACCGGCCTGTTCATCGATGCCCTGAACGGAGAGCCGGGAATCCACGCCGCCCGTTTCGCAGGAGAGCATTGCAGCTACAAAGACAACCGGGACAAGGTGTTGAGCCTGCTTCAAGGAACGAATGACCGCGGCGCGGAGTTCCGCACCATTGCCGTTCTGGCAGCTCCGGACGGAGTGGTCGCCTTCACGGAAGGCGTGATGTCGGGCAGCATTTCCACAGAGGAACGCGGAGCCAACGGCTTTGGCTACGATTCCATCTTCATTCCCGATCCGGGACCGCGCAGCTACGCCGAGATGACCGACGCAGAAAAGAACGCGCTTTCCCACCGGGCCAGGGCTTTGGCAGACATGCTGCCCATCCTGAAAGACATTATTGAATCAGATAAAGAGGTTAATCATGATTAA